In Zingiber officinale cultivar Zhangliang chromosome 6A, Zo_v1.1, whole genome shotgun sequence, a single genomic region encodes these proteins:
- the LOC121994116 gene encoding organic cation/carnitine transporter 1-like → MDELQELVVQTGAVAQPEAAANAEPPRLELTVEEIIEDHVGSLGFAQLLHVFFVSIAWVFDAQSTLVTIFSDAQPAWRCKASSSSLPACSATTPAGMCGLDRGAWEWVAGSKSSIIAEWDLVCGKRFQAGIPASLFFLGSLLGSAAHGRLADTYIGRKNTVWLSCLLASITAFLTALSPNIWVYTIFRFTNGFARSGVGICCLVLATEVVGRRWRGQVGQYGFFFFTVGFLSLPFMAYPARHSWRAIYKIMSLPPLAYSLLVLPFIAESPRWLAVMGRTQDALLVLEKFAKLNGRKLPPNVSISVPTAASSTAKTESLWSAKWATRRVLFLMAAGFGVGFVYYGVQLNVENLNFNLYFTVGVNALMEIPAIFLGSIFLSFASRRLLFSSSSYVTGAACFLCILFGKNTKSRGSLAQLSIEAIGFMASSMAFDILYVYCVELFPTNVRNFAVSMLRQALMLGAAIAPHLVVLGRLSPAISFVIFGGLSVFSGLVTIWLPETRNAPLCETLEQQEKLEKMNSVPVSETEGVTA, encoded by the exons ATGGATGAGCTCCAAGAGCTGGTGGTTCAAACCGGAGCAGTAGCCCAGCCTGAAGCGGCGGCCAATGCGGAGCCGCCGAGGCTGGAGCTCACCGTGGAGGAGATCATCGAGGACCACGTCGGCTCCCTGGGCTTCGCGCAGCTTCTGCACGTTTTCTTCGTCTCCATCGCGTGGGTGTTCGACGCGCAGAGCACGCTCGTCACCATCTTCAGCGACGCCCAGCCGGCTTGGAGGTGTAAGGCATCGTCCTCATCGCTGCCGGCGTGCTCCGCGACCACGCCGGCGGGGATGTGCGGGCTCGACCGGGGGGCCTGGGAGTGGGTTGCCGGGAGCAAGAGCTCCATCATCGCCGAGTGGGATCTCGTCTGCGGCAAGAGATTTCAAGCTGGGATTCCTGCGTCCCTGTTCTTCCTCGGTTCACTGCTCG GCTCGGCGGCGCATGGCCGGCTGGCGGACACCTACATCGGCCGGAAGAATACGGTGTGGCTATCCTGCCTCCTCGCTTCCATAACGGCGTTCCTAACTGCGCTCTCTCCAAACATCTGGGTCTACACCATCTTCCGCTTCACCAACGGCTTCGCCCGCTCCGGCGTCGGCATCTGCTGCCTCGTCCTCGCCACCGAAGTAGTCGGCCGGAGATGGCGTGGCCAGGTCGGTCAATacggcttcttcttcttcacagtCGGCTTCCTCTCCCTCCCGTTCATGGCCTATCCGGCGCGACACTCCTGGCGTGCCATCTACAAGATCATGTCCCTCCCCCCTCTCGCTTACTCCCTCCTCGTCCTCCCCTTCATCGCCGAGTCCCCCCGGTGGCTCGCCGTCATGGGCCGCACTCAGGACGCGCTCCTCGTCCTCGAAAAGTTCGCCAAGCTCAACGGTCGAAAACTACCGCCAAATGTGTCCATCTCCGTTCCCACCGCCGCCAGCAGCACGGCGAAAACAGAGAGCTTGTGGTCGGCAAAATGGGCGACGAGGAGAGTGCTCTTTCTCATGGCCGCCGGCTTCGGCGTCGGATTCGTCTACTACGGAGTCCAGCTCAACGTCGAGAACCTCAACTTCAACCTCTACTTCACTGTCGGCGTCAACGCGCTGATGGAGATCCCCGCCATCTTCCTCGGCAGCATCTTTCTCAGCTTCGCCAGCCGCcgcctcctcttctcctcctcctcctacgtCACCGGCGCCGCCTGCTTCCTCTGCATCCTCTTCGGCAAGAATACCAAATCAAGAGGCAGCTTAGCGCAACTGAGCATCGAGGCCATCGGCTTCATGGCCTCCTCCATGGCCTTCGACATCCTTTACGTCTACTGCGTCGAGCTGTTTCCCACCAACGTAAGGAACTTCGCCGTCTCGATGCTCCGGCAGGCGCTGATGCTAGGCGCGGCCATCGCGCCGCACTTAGTGGTGCTGGGCCGGCTGAGCCCGGCCATCTCTTTCGTCATTTTCGGAGGTCTCTCCGTGTTTAGTGGCCTCGTGACCATTTGGCTGCCGGAGACCCGGAACGCTCCTCTCTGCGAGACATTGGAGCAGCAGGAGAAATTGGAGAAGATGAACTCTGTTCCCGTCTCGGAAACGGAAGGAGTGACAGCTTAG